The Nitrospira sp. genome contains a region encoding:
- a CDS encoding winged helix-turn-helix transcriptional regulator, with translation MTDHLPFQSLCYCAELRKAARRVSLIYDARLRASGLRTSQFSLLAEIARDRPAPPTMNELSSYLVMDRSTLGHNLRPLLRKGLVALQQDATDARTRRVTLTAKGTAKLKATKKLWLKAQQEYEQALGEGEAVSLRTTLHKLCRSRLLKS, from the coding sequence ATGACTGATCATCTGCCGTTTCAATCTCTCTGCTACTGCGCTGAATTACGAAAAGCCGCGCGTCGCGTCTCACTCATCTATGACGCTCGACTGAGAGCGAGTGGGCTCAGAACGAGTCAGTTTTCTTTACTTGCTGAGATTGCCAGAGACCGTCCTGCACCTCCGACCATGAATGAACTCTCAAGTTATCTGGTGATGGATCGCTCAACGCTGGGACATAATCTGCGTCCTCTTCTACGTAAGGGACTTGTGGCCTTACAACAGGACGCCACCGATGCCAGGACGCGTCGCGTCACGCTGACGGCGAAGGGAACCGCTAAGTTAAAGGCGACGAAGAAACTGTGGCTAAAGGCGCAGCAGGAATATGAGCAAGCATTGGGAGAAGGAGAAGCCGTATCACTCAGGACTACGCTCCACAAATTATGTAGATCGAGACTCCTTAAAAGTTGA
- a CDS encoding alpha/beta hydrolase, whose product MSILDQFFVYHPEPWQDRDWARQSGLPLEDVRFQSSNGVQLFGWYVEAAADRPVLLWCHGNAGNIINRLDNLRLLYQMGLSVLLFDYRGYGKSQNIRPSEKGLYEDASGAYDYLTRTRKIRPERVVLFGRSLGASVAGDLAAQRPASALILESSFPSIEAVAKFHYSGLPMHWFLGAEFRLIDRLPYLSLPKLIIHGDKDDIIPIELGRQVFDAAKPPKEWYVIQGADHNDTYAVGGTAYLRRLGEFIKQVLSA is encoded by the coding sequence GTGAGCATCCTCGATCAATTCTTCGTCTATCATCCGGAACCTTGGCAAGATCGCGATTGGGCACGGCAGAGCGGGTTGCCGCTCGAGGACGTGCGGTTTCAATCATCCAACGGTGTTCAACTGTTCGGCTGGTATGTCGAGGCAGCAGCCGACCGTCCTGTGCTGCTCTGGTGTCACGGCAATGCGGGGAATATCATCAACCGCCTTGATAATCTCAGGCTCCTGTACCAGATGGGGTTGTCCGTGCTTTTGTTCGACTACCGAGGTTACGGGAAGAGCCAGAATATCCGCCCCAGTGAAAAAGGGCTCTACGAAGATGCGAGCGGAGCGTACGACTATCTCACGCGAACCAGGAAGATTCGCCCTGAGCGAGTCGTCTTGTTTGGACGATCGCTTGGGGCTTCCGTGGCAGGTGACCTTGCGGCCCAACGACCTGCCTCAGCATTGATTCTCGAGTCGTCGTTTCCTTCTATAGAGGCTGTGGCTAAATTTCATTACAGCGGTTTGCCGATGCATTGGTTCCTTGGGGCGGAATTTCGGTTGATCGATCGCCTGCCGTATCTCTCACTGCCGAAGCTGATCATTCACGGGGACAAGGATGACATCATCCCCATTGAATTGGGACGCCAAGTGTTCGACGCTGCTAAACCACCCAAAGAATGGTATGTGATTCAAGGGGCCGACCACAACGACACGTATGCAGTGGGCGGGACGGCCTACCTCCGCCGGCTCGGAGAATTCATCAAACAAGTCCTGTCAGCTTAG
- a CDS encoding DUF4105 domain-containing protein: MLVSLFAPFPSSAQQSDHEQYLAQLIDQAGQERLADRREWHLLLHYRKGIFGGYESEQDDQGFFLSSQGKTDPSAELAATLTQFFSNELVGRSRQPAQCAFIARYHWLKELLRFDSTRLPPLACERFDRWYEDFEVQSISLIFPSAFLNNPASMFGHTLFRVDQKGQTEQTRILAYTINYAADVPPGAGLAYPIRGIFGSYKGYFSTIPYYLKVQQYRDIENRDIWEYRLNLTENQLRRFLMHAWELGNAYFDYFFFKENCSYHLLALLDYADPDLHLTDEFMFWTVPADTVRLIVSKPGLVSNITYRPSRSTVIKRKRESLLPAERDLAHRITQDLGELTSPTFTRLVPAKQAFVLDLASDYLRYRIETTDSQKPEWKERNRAVLTARSQLRIPSEEFTVRPFARQPELGHKMLQAAIGGGWRNNDTFEEATFRGGYHTLLDPEVGYTPDAQIEMASITVRHYNRADQTRVERATLLNLLSLSPMDSVFHAPSWKLNIGMNTIRHNDCQLCSNGFFNGGIGGAKEFRVLKREVLFAFAEVEANVSKAYDEMHRVGGGATVGMLADVTERWKLMATGSYLKYPLGDQSDDFRWYVGSRFTLARNWSMRLEYNHRDRDNDVLFSVQRFF, from the coding sequence CTGCTCGTCTCGTTATTCGCTCCATTTCCTTCCAGTGCGCAACAATCAGATCATGAGCAATATCTCGCGCAATTGATCGATCAAGCTGGGCAAGAGAGACTTGCGGATCGGCGTGAATGGCATCTGTTGTTGCACTACCGCAAGGGAATCTTTGGAGGATATGAGAGTGAACAGGATGATCAAGGATTTTTCTTATCCTCTCAAGGAAAGACCGATCCTTCTGCCGAACTCGCGGCTACCCTTACACAATTCTTTTCCAACGAACTGGTCGGTCGTTCTCGACAGCCGGCTCAATGTGCCTTCATCGCTCGCTACCACTGGCTCAAGGAGCTACTGAGGTTTGATTCGACCCGTCTTCCGCCTCTCGCCTGCGAGCGGTTTGATCGATGGTACGAAGATTTCGAGGTTCAATCTATTTCCCTGATCTTTCCTTCGGCCTTCCTTAATAATCCGGCGTCGATGTTCGGCCATACGCTGTTTCGCGTCGACCAGAAGGGGCAGACCGAGCAGACCCGTATCCTTGCCTATACGATCAACTATGCAGCCGACGTACCTCCCGGCGCCGGCCTTGCTTATCCTATTCGAGGTATCTTCGGAAGCTATAAGGGGTACTTTTCGACGATTCCGTATTATCTCAAGGTGCAGCAGTATCGGGACATCGAGAACCGGGATATTTGGGAATATCGCCTGAACCTCACGGAAAACCAGCTGCGGCGATTCTTGATGCATGCGTGGGAACTTGGGAATGCGTACTTCGACTATTTTTTCTTCAAGGAGAATTGCTCTTACCATCTGCTTGCGCTGTTGGATTATGCCGACCCCGACTTGCATTTGACCGACGAGTTCATGTTTTGGACTGTTCCAGCTGACACCGTGAGGTTGATTGTATCAAAGCCAGGCTTGGTATCGAATATCACCTATCGCCCTTCCCGTAGTACCGTCATCAAGCGAAAGCGAGAGTCCTTGCTTCCTGCGGAGCGAGATCTGGCCCACCGGATCACACAGGATCTTGGTGAGTTGACCTCGCCGACGTTCACCCGATTGGTTCCTGCGAAACAGGCATTTGTGCTGGATCTGGCGTCAGATTATCTGCGTTATCGGATTGAGACGACGGACTCTCAGAAGCCAGAATGGAAGGAGCGAAACCGAGCGGTTCTGACAGCCCGCAGTCAGCTCCGCATCCCGTCCGAGGAGTTTACCGTGCGCCCCTTTGCGAGACAGCCCGAACTTGGCCACAAGATGTTACAGGCTGCGATCGGGGGAGGCTGGCGGAATAACGATACCTTTGAAGAAGCGACGTTTCGAGGAGGCTATCACACTCTGCTGGATCCTGAGGTCGGCTATACTCCCGATGCGCAAATTGAAATGGCTTCCATCACGGTACGGCACTACAACCGTGCGGATCAGACACGGGTAGAACGGGCCACGTTGCTGAATCTCCTCTCGCTTTCCCCGATGGATTCTGTCTTTCACGCACCTTCATGGAAACTAAACATCGGTATGAACACGATTCGCCACAACGATTGTCAACTGTGCAGCAACGGTTTCTTCAACGGCGGCATCGGAGGAGCGAAGGAATTTCGCGTGCTGAAACGGGAAGTGCTGTTCGCCTTTGCGGAAGTAGAGGCGAACGTCAGCAAGGCCTATGATGAGATGCATCGAGTTGGAGGTGGAGCAACGGTTGGGATGTTGGCTGATGTCACGGAGCGTTGGAAACTTATGGCGACGGGGTCGTATTTGAAGTATCCGTTGGGAGATCAATCCGACGATTTTCGATGGTATGTCGGATCGCGCTTCACATTGGCCCGCAATTGGTCGATGAGGCTGGAATATAATCATCGCGATCGCGACAATGACGTCCTATTCAGCGTCCAAAGATTTTTCTGA
- a CDS encoding DUF3015 domain-containing protein — protein MSKKVLLLSIAVLFGAQAGLAMAANPDTGPGCGLGKLAWGEYKGQKEIAPQVLQATTNGTFGSQTFGISFGTSGCTNDGKIMSEHKTTMFASLNFDALTAEMAQGQGEHLASLATLMGVPAERHAQFFAMTQERYTSLVQAGEASPVALVKSLNDAIAGHPVLAQASVR, from the coding sequence ATGTCGAAGAAAGTGCTCTTATTGTCTATCGCCGTATTGTTCGGCGCCCAGGCGGGTCTGGCAATGGCGGCAAATCCAGACACCGGTCCGGGCTGCGGGCTGGGGAAACTGGCGTGGGGTGAGTATAAGGGCCAGAAGGAAATTGCCCCTCAGGTGCTGCAAGCAACCACGAACGGTACGTTTGGCAGCCAGACGTTCGGCATCAGTTTTGGCACCTCCGGATGCACCAACGATGGCAAGATCATGAGCGAGCACAAGACGACGATGTTCGCATCGCTGAACTTCGATGCCCTCACGGCGGAGATGGCTCAGGGACAGGGCGAACACTTGGCCTCACTCGCGACTCTGATGGGTGTGCCGGCTGAGCGCCATGCACAGTTCTTTGCCATGACTCAGGAGCGGTATACCTCTCTGGTACAAGCTGGAGAAGCTTCTCCGGTAGCATTGGTGAAATCTCTCAATGATGCCATTGCGGGCCATCCAGTCCTCGCACAAGCATCGGTACGCTAA
- a CDS encoding outer membrane beta-barrel protein, with the protein MELSAYAMGSWPRDEDIFNQGTTGPGSIGQGFGAGLKAGLFPAALHRVVGLEIDSNIHSSSLSFPNIADGQDQGSGRSDLLVIKTTFNVVLRYPGEFVRPYVGGGIGWATGVLLNPNIAGRDDTDFGSARALGHQFLGGVQVLLSPKIFVFAEYRYFSADYHWEGLAVDFREHNSLAGVGLRF; encoded by the coding sequence GTGGAATTGAGTGCATATGCCATGGGCAGTTGGCCGCGCGACGAAGATATCTTCAACCAAGGGACGACAGGACCGGGTTCAATCGGACAAGGGTTCGGCGCCGGGTTGAAAGCGGGACTTTTTCCTGCAGCGTTGCATCGAGTCGTCGGTCTCGAAATCGATTCCAACATACACAGCAGCAGCCTCTCATTTCCAAATATTGCAGATGGACAAGATCAAGGGTCAGGCCGCTCAGACCTCCTCGTGATCAAGACAACGTTTAATGTAGTACTACGCTACCCAGGCGAGTTCGTGCGTCCATACGTCGGGGGAGGCATAGGATGGGCCACAGGCGTGCTTCTCAATCCAAACATCGCCGGACGCGACGATACGGATTTTGGTTCGGCCCGTGCCTTAGGGCATCAGTTTCTTGGCGGTGTCCAAGTCCTTCTCAGCCCCAAAATCTTCGTGTTTGCCGAATACCGATATTTCTCGGCCGACTACCACTGGGAGGGCCTGGCTGTCGACTTTCGAGAACACAACAGCTTAGCTGGTGTTGGATTGCGTTTTTGA
- a CDS encoding DUF3332 family protein has product MTRLFRRLVVAVVLMSFVTASTACYGPFNLTKNVYHWNSNVKGSGQINDKWMREIVFFGMLIIPAYMFSALLDTFIFNAMHFWTGESPIKASDFGSDGTKVTTLGETTIRWTPPDDGAIVTYERHGIVERRATLVASSAGYRLIDENGRVLSEAEHDADGNIRFLDGECRVVKQVSLGQLESIAQGRSSMPNELEIWKRL; this is encoded by the coding sequence ATGACTAGATTATTTCGCCGGCTTGTTGTTGCGGTGGTATTGATGTCGTTCGTAACCGCGAGCACCGCATGTTATGGTCCGTTCAATCTTACGAAGAATGTCTATCACTGGAACAGCAACGTCAAAGGTAGTGGCCAAATCAATGATAAGTGGATGAGGGAAATTGTGTTCTTCGGTATGCTGATCATCCCCGCCTATATGTTCTCGGCGCTGTTGGATACGTTCATCTTCAATGCGATGCACTTTTGGACCGGAGAAAGCCCGATCAAGGCGTCCGATTTTGGTAGTGATGGCACGAAGGTGACCACCTTGGGTGAAACCACGATCCGATGGACGCCACCGGATGATGGGGCAATCGTGACGTACGAGCGCCATGGGATCGTCGAACGCCGTGCCACACTCGTAGCCAGTTCTGCAGGCTATCGTCTGATTGATGAAAACGGACGTGTACTGTCGGAGGCAGAGCATGATGCTGACGGCAACATCCGCTTTCTTGACGGAGAGTGCCGAGTGGTCAAGCAGGTGAGCCTGGGACAGCTGGAATCCATTGCTCAGGGCCGTTCGTCGATGCCGAACGAGTTAGAGATCTGGAAGAGACTCTAA
- a CDS encoding metallophosphoesterase family protein, with product MSASRTLRIGVLADTHGLFDPVLEQHFRRVDHIVHAGDIGGQSVIEQLKTIAPVTAVSGNVDEYERSGFPRETVIKLAGIRIAIRHILYEGGKLTKEGRAFLDRTHPDICIFGHTHQPRNEWLGETLLFNPGSAGPRRFTLPRMIGAISIGTRLLTKHIKLKDRLE from the coding sequence ATGAGTGCCTCACGTACACTTCGTATCGGTGTTCTGGCGGATACCCATGGACTCTTTGATCCGGTGCTCGAGCAACATTTTCGTCGTGTCGATCATATCGTTCACGCAGGCGACATCGGTGGGCAATCCGTGATCGAGCAGCTCAAGACGATTGCTCCAGTCACCGCCGTTTCCGGTAATGTCGATGAGTATGAACGAAGCGGATTTCCGCGTGAGACAGTGATCAAGTTGGCCGGCATTCGGATTGCCATCCGCCACATTCTGTACGAAGGTGGAAAGCTCACCAAAGAGGGAAGAGCGTTCTTGGATCGTACGCATCCGGACATTTGTATTTTCGGCCACACCCATCAGCCGAGAAACGAATGGCTGGGAGAGACGCTTTTGTTCAACCCGGGATCGGCCGGTCCAAGACGGTTCACATTGCCCAGGATGATAGGAGCGATATCGATAGGGACCAGACTGTTAACGAAACATATCAAATTGAAAGATAGGTTGGAGTAG
- a CDS encoding M48 family metallopeptidase, producing the protein MTAFHPNALCFGEEFPASGAPCLVHVEGHGLTITFSSEADHKQSESVPFSSMAVSAGGLDHDHLVIKWAGPTGQRTLYLKSSDVIRAFRQAAPDHLNRPLEQAVEQVRRVRQRHRIVWSIVGGTLLALMVGLWFGSDLLVELAVDRIPVAWEQKLGESAYHDFLAAQEIVKDGQAVAAVKEMTGRLASQIPDNPYTFDVTVVKSDVVNAFALPGGYVVVFTGLMKKAENPEEVAGVLAHELNHVLQRHGLERIVKQLGFVAVVSIVLGSQQGLGQVMKQLGVELVTLKFGRAQETEADLTGLQLLHRAKIDPSGMITFFERLAEKDEGRVEWLSTHPMSGARAERLKAELAAMPKFRPEPFTFEWGKVRASLGGQAGAGS; encoded by the coding sequence ATGACCGCATTCCATCCCAACGCACTCTGTTTCGGGGAAGAATTTCCTGCCAGTGGCGCGCCTTGCCTTGTCCATGTCGAAGGCCATGGGCTTACGATTACTTTTTCCTCTGAGGCCGATCACAAGCAGTCGGAATCGGTGCCGTTTTCAAGTATGGCGGTTTCAGCAGGAGGGTTGGACCACGATCACCTCGTCATAAAATGGGCAGGGCCCACAGGGCAGCGAACGTTGTATCTCAAGAGCTCCGATGTGATTCGTGCGTTCCGGCAGGCAGCACCTGATCATCTAAATAGGCCGCTTGAACAGGCGGTGGAACAAGTCCGCCGTGTACGTCAACGGCACCGGATCGTATGGAGTATCGTCGGAGGGACTCTTCTGGCCTTGATGGTGGGGCTATGGTTTGGGAGTGACCTGCTGGTCGAACTGGCCGTTGATCGAATCCCGGTAGCGTGGGAGCAGAAGCTGGGGGAGTCGGCCTATCATGATTTCCTTGCCGCTCAGGAGATTGTGAAAGACGGCCAGGCCGTCGCGGCCGTCAAGGAGATGACCGGTCGCCTGGCTAGTCAGATTCCTGATAACCCCTACACATTCGATGTGACCGTCGTGAAGAGTGACGTGGTGAATGCGTTTGCCCTGCCAGGTGGCTACGTCGTGGTCTTTACCGGATTGATGAAAAAAGCGGAAAATCCGGAAGAAGTGGCGGGAGTATTGGCGCATGAGCTGAACCATGTGCTGCAGCGGCATGGACTCGAACGTATCGTGAAGCAACTGGGCTTTGTGGCCGTGGTCTCGATCGTACTGGGGAGTCAGCAAGGGCTCGGCCAGGTCATGAAGCAACTCGGCGTTGAATTGGTGACGCTGAAGTTCGGCCGGGCACAAGAGACCGAAGCGGATTTGACCGGTCTTCAACTGCTACATCGCGCCAAGATCGATCCCTCCGGCATGATTACGTTCTTTGAACGACTCGCGGAGAAGGACGAGGGACGAGTCGAGTGGCTCTCCACCCATCCCATGAGTGGCGCGAGGGCCGAGCGGTTGAAAGCTGAGCTTGCGGCCATGCCGAAGTTTCGGCCTGAGCCCTTCACATTCGAGTGGGGCAAGGTCCGAGCGTCGCTCGGTGGGCAGGCCGGTGCGGGCTCATGA
- a CDS encoding TIGR00266 family protein translates to MKSEILYPGAFPMVRVELADGEHIKAESGAMVACSPTIDIESKMEGGFLGALSRKFLTGEKFFFQTLRASRGAGEALLAPTVPGEIVILELDGVNEYMVQKDGFLAGADSINIDSQMQSMSRGLLGGEGFFILKMSGKGMLVLNSFGAIHKIELKPGQEYIVDNSHLVAWATTTSYNIEKATSGWVASFTSGEGFVCRFRGPGVVYIQSRNPGGFGAWVRQFIPVSE, encoded by the coding sequence ATGAAGAGTGAAATTCTTTATCCCGGCGCGTTCCCGATGGTGCGTGTGGAGTTGGCAGACGGAGAGCACATCAAGGCAGAGTCAGGCGCGATGGTGGCCTGCTCGCCGACCATCGACATTGAAAGCAAAATGGAAGGTGGATTTCTCGGAGCATTGTCGCGGAAGTTTCTCACCGGAGAAAAGTTCTTCTTTCAGACGCTGCGTGCCAGCCGAGGCGCCGGAGAAGCCTTGCTCGCTCCCACCGTACCCGGAGAAATCGTCATCCTGGAACTCGATGGGGTCAACGAGTACATGGTCCAGAAAGATGGATTCCTTGCGGGAGCGGATAGCATCAACATCGACAGTCAGATGCAGAGCATGAGTCGCGGGCTGCTGGGTGGCGAGGGATTCTTCATTCTGAAGATGAGCGGGAAGGGGATGCTCGTTCTGAACAGCTTCGGGGCCATTCACAAGATCGAGTTGAAACCCGGCCAGGAATATATTGTCGACAATAGTCATCTGGTCGCATGGGCCACCACGACGTCGTATAACATCGAAAAAGCCACTTCCGGGTGGGTAGCCAGTTTCACTTCCGGTGAAGGGTTTGTCTGCCGATTTCGCGGGCCGGGTGTTGTCTATATCCAGAGCCGCAACCCAGGCGGGTTTGGTGCGTGGGTACGACAGTTCATTCCAGTCTCTGAATAG
- a CDS encoding amidohydrolase family protein, whose amino-acid sequence MRYPSNLSSDRLSMKQGMTCLTPIPTQIVSNEEFRPVPQTTAQEAVEHLATELSEMAAVRAGLTRRGFLKTTGGMAAALLAMNAVFGRYFNTTEVELFESAAFAEQQGMPYFIFDVQTHYVSSGYDPSDVEAKRKGAVSKQALISLRRHIREAGLNPRLGGDRGAIDDLSWKNFVKEVFLDSETTVGLISTPPGPYPQEAVVPPKEMAHIRDEINRLAGSQRMLAHGLATPQLGTADLEFMAMQAETLKIDAWKCYTGSCPKGFDRGWWMDDEHIAYPMLEQARKLKVKRVCVHKGLPLGPVPDYNHPRDLIKAAKDFPDLDFLVYHSGLRGVASVDQVFAKTGEIPWTTEFCRMKEKEPGISNIYMELGSTFAQLVTTHPLICAHLLGQITRAFGVDHVLWGTDSIWYGTPQWQIEAFRRFQIPDQLIENHRYLPLTRQVKERIFGLNAAKIFGVDAEAKRREVPQDALGRLRMSYLQEGPEPSQRVYGWVVG is encoded by the coding sequence ATGAGGTATCCATCCAACCTATCGTCGGACCGTCTTTCGATGAAGCAGGGGATGACGTGTCTCACCCCTATTCCTACACAGATTGTCTCCAATGAAGAGTTTCGTCCTGTCCCCCAGACCACGGCGCAAGAGGCCGTCGAGCACCTGGCGACAGAGCTGTCCGAAATGGCGGCGGTTCGAGCAGGGTTGACTCGGCGAGGGTTCCTGAAAACAACGGGTGGAATGGCGGCTGCGTTGCTGGCCATGAATGCCGTGTTTGGACGATATTTCAACACCACGGAGGTTGAGCTCTTCGAGTCGGCGGCGTTTGCCGAGCAACAAGGGATGCCCTATTTTATCTTTGACGTGCAAACGCACTATGTCAGTTCCGGCTATGACCCGTCCGATGTCGAGGCCAAGCGCAAAGGTGCTGTTTCTAAGCAGGCCTTGATCTCGCTGAGACGACACATCCGTGAAGCAGGGCTGAACCCAAGGTTGGGAGGAGATCGAGGAGCCATCGATGATTTGTCGTGGAAGAATTTTGTAAAGGAGGTGTTTCTCGATAGTGAAACCACCGTGGGGTTGATCAGCACACCGCCCGGACCATATCCCCAAGAAGCCGTCGTTCCGCCTAAGGAAATGGCTCATATTCGGGATGAGATCAATCGGTTGGCCGGTTCGCAACGGATGTTGGCGCACGGGCTGGCAACTCCCCAATTGGGTACGGCCGATTTGGAATTCATGGCGATGCAGGCTGAAACCCTCAAGATCGATGCGTGGAAATGCTATACCGGTTCTTGCCCGAAGGGATTCGACCGAGGCTGGTGGATGGACGATGAACACATCGCCTATCCGATGTTGGAACAGGCTCGAAAGCTCAAGGTGAAGCGGGTATGTGTCCACAAGGGATTGCCCCTCGGTCCCGTGCCGGACTACAACCATCCGAGAGATCTGATCAAAGCGGCCAAAGACTTCCCCGATCTTGACTTTTTGGTGTATCACTCCGGGCTCCGAGGCGTGGCATCTGTCGATCAGGTGTTTGCGAAAACGGGCGAGATTCCGTGGACGACAGAATTCTGCCGGATGAAAGAAAAGGAGCCGGGAATCTCGAATATCTATATGGAGTTGGGTTCCACCTTCGCGCAATTGGTGACGACACATCCACTGATCTGCGCGCATCTGCTTGGACAGATCACCCGCGCATTCGGTGTGGACCACGTGTTGTGGGGGACAGATTCAATTTGGTATGGGACGCCGCAATGGCAGATCGAAGCGTTCCGGCGGTTCCAGATCCCCGATCAATTGATCGAGAATCATCGCTATCTTCCTTTGACAAGGCAGGTCAAAGAACGGATTTTCGGATTGAACGCCGCCAAGATTTTCGGTGTCGACGCCGAGGCGAAACGACGTGAGGTGCCGCAGGACGCCTTGGGTCGGCTGAGGATGAGCTATCTACAAGAGGGGCCGGAACCGAGTCAACGGGTCTATGGATGGGTAGTGGGGTGA
- a CDS encoding PilZ domain-containing protein, translated as MVDTTVNWRIHPRLPVAYPVIFGGAPFVGEGTVSDLSLSGCAVTCDRTVLSGSYIKLSVLLPDPASSLFIELGKIRWVRENTFGVEFIRLPTIARHRLDRVMTGGLATDQNLLPALT; from the coding sequence ATGGTGGACACAACTGTCAACTGGCGAATCCATCCCCGGCTTCCTGTGGCATATCCCGTGATCTTTGGAGGCGCCCCATTCGTAGGAGAGGGGACTGTCTCCGACCTTTCCCTTTCCGGCTGTGCAGTGACCTGTGATCGGACAGTCCTGTCCGGGAGCTACATTAAACTGAGCGTCCTCTTACCCGATCCAGCCTCTTCTCTATTTATCGAGTTGGGAAAGATCCGCTGGGTTCGCGAAAATACCTTCGGCGTGGAGTTCATCCGCTTGCCGACCATCGCCCGTCACCGACTTGATCGAGTGATGACTGGAGGTCTGGCCACAGATCAAAACCTCCTCCCAGCGTTGACCTAA
- a CDS encoding DUF72 domain-containing protein, with protein MAKASIGLSGYSYKAWQGLHRFYPPDIKPAEFLRYYASRYSTVELDGVWYRLPTEKTVETWSQTTPPNFIYAPKAHREITHLRRLKLEGLPTLMAMLQRLEPLRKMGKLGPILLQLPPNLKRDDGRLEDFLSRLPSTHRWAIEFRHESWHTDEIEQLLLRHAVAWAAVETDEQEVEHRDTADFRYVRLRKTTYIERDLNRWVERFQEALQKGKDCFVYCKHEDEGSPWLWADKLIRLLNLSRASTNIVEEKNDGQF; from the coding sequence ATGGCCAAGGCCTCCATCGGTCTCTCCGGTTATTCCTACAAAGCATGGCAAGGTTTACATAGGTTTTATCCACCAGATATCAAGCCCGCTGAATTTCTCCGCTACTATGCTTCTCGGTATTCAACGGTTGAACTCGACGGAGTCTGGTATCGGCTCCCAACCGAGAAGACGGTGGAAACCTGGTCTCAAACAACACCGCCGAATTTTATTTACGCTCCGAAAGCACATCGAGAGATCACACACCTCCGCCGCCTGAAGCTGGAAGGATTGCCGACGCTGATGGCGATGCTTCAACGGCTCGAACCGCTTCGCAAGATGGGCAAGCTGGGACCGATCCTGCTCCAGCTGCCTCCTAACTTGAAGCGCGATGACGGACGACTGGAGGACTTTTTAAGCCGTCTACCATCGACACATCGGTGGGCCATAGAATTTCGCCATGAGAGTTGGCACACGGACGAGATCGAACAACTCCTCCTCCGACATGCTGTCGCGTGGGCAGCCGTCGAGACGGATGAACAAGAGGTGGAGCATCGAGACACGGCGGACTTTCGGTATGTGCGGCTGCGAAAAACCACATACATTGAGAGAGATCTCAACCGATGGGTGGAACGATTTCAGGAAGCATTACAGAAAGGGAAGGACTGCTTTGTCTATTGCAAGCATGAAGACGAAGGTTCGCCCTGGCTGTGGGCAGATAAGCTGATTCGGCTTCTGAATCTGTCGAGAGCTTCAACCAACATAGTGGAGGAGAAAAACGACGGCCAGTTCTAG
- the sucD gene encoding succinate--CoA ligase subunit alpha — translation MSILVNKNTRVVVQGITGKEGSFHATQCKAYGTKVVAGVTPGKAGQEVEGIPVFNTVTDAVKKTEADTSLIFVPPPFCADAILEAADAGIKLVICITEGIPVNDMVKVKRALRGRDVRLIGPNCPGVITVDEAKIGIMPGFIHKKGVVGVVSRSGTLTYEAVHQLSTLGLGETTCVGIGGDPVNGTGFVDVLPLFERDPETQAIVMIGEIGGDAEEKAAEFIKKNVKKPVISFIAGITAPPGRRMGHAGAIISGGKGTAAEKMKTLEAAGVKVVKNPAEIGAAVQQALGR, via the coding sequence GTGAGCATATTGGTAAACAAGAATACGCGGGTGGTGGTGCAGGGGATTACGGGCAAGGAAGGTTCGTTCCATGCGACCCAGTGTAAGGCATACGGAACCAAAGTCGTCGCCGGTGTCACACCGGGGAAGGCCGGGCAAGAAGTAGAAGGCATTCCCGTGTTCAATACGGTGACCGATGCGGTCAAGAAGACCGAGGCCGATACCTCACTGATCTTTGTGCCGCCGCCATTTTGTGCGGATGCAATTCTGGAAGCTGCCGATGCCGGAATCAAGTTGGTGATCTGCATCACGGAAGGGATTCCCGTCAACGACATGGTGAAAGTGAAGCGGGCTCTCCGAGGCCGCGACGTTCGATTGATCGGCCCGAATTGCCCCGGCGTCATCACGGTCGATGAAGCGAAGATCGGTATCATGCCGGGCTTCATTCACAAGAAAGGCGTCGTCGGAGTCGTTTCCCGCAGCGGCACCTTGACGTATGAAGCCGTGCATCAATTGTCCACCTTGGGATTGGGAGAAACGACGTGTGTCGGTATCGGGGGCGATCCGGTCAATGGCACAGGGTTTGTGGATGTGTTACCCCTGTTTGAAAGGGACCCTGAGACTCAGGCCATTGTCATGATCGGAGAAATCGGCGGCGACGCCGAAGAGAAGGCAGCCGAGTTCATCAAGAAAAACGTCAAGAAGCCTGTGATCAGCTTCATCGCCGGCATCACGGCACCTCCTGGACGCCGTATGGGCCACGCCGGGGCCATCATCTCCGGCGGCAAGGGGACCGCGGCTGAAAAGATGAAAACTCTGGAAGCGGCTGGCGTCAAAGTCGTCAAGAATCCGGCTGAGATCGGCGCGGCGGTCCAACAAGCGTTGGGACGGTAA